In Actinomycetota bacterium, the following are encoded in one genomic region:
- a CDS encoding LysM domain-containing protein, giving the protein MSRPRLALLGWTVVVGACATALRRAGAGELAPPPVLDPRGWGEWVAGRDPVVAAVALLRLLALAAVWYLLVAAAVGLVLRALRAERLVGLADLFTVAPLRRMLVGVAGISLASGVNPSMLLTPPAAAQVTVSTSPPSTVVPGGTPGPTITMRLLPGPEAGPVPSPAPAGPVVAAPSGTAAQERTWTVRPGDCFWSIADEVLAQAWGTPPSDAEIIPYWRDLIEVNRHLLADRSNADLIFPGQVFTLPPVPPP; this is encoded by the coding sequence ATGAGCCGGCCCCGCCTGGCGCTGCTCGGCTGGACGGTCGTTGTCGGCGCCTGCGCGACAGCGCTCCGGCGGGCGGGTGCGGGCGAGCTGGCGCCTCCCCCGGTGCTCGACCCCCGAGGGTGGGGGGAGTGGGTGGCGGGGCGCGATCCGGTCGTGGCCGCCGTTGCCCTCCTACGGCTACTGGCCCTCGCGGCCGTCTGGTACCTGCTGGTGGCGGCAGCCGTGGGCCTCGTGCTGCGCGCCCTGCGGGCCGAGCGTCTCGTGGGCCTGGCCGACCTGTTCACGGTCGCCCCGCTGCGGAGGATGCTGGTTGGAGTGGCCGGGATAAGCCTCGCTTCGGGGGTGAACCCGTCGATGTTGCTCACGCCGCCGGCTGCCGCCCAGGTCACGGTCTCGACCAGCCCACCGTCAACGGTGGTCCCGGGTGGTACCCCTGGGCCCACGATCACCATGCGCCTGCTGCCCGGCCCCGAGGCCGGCCCCGTCCCGTCCCCGGCCCCGGCCGGCCCGGTGGTCGCCGCCCCGTCGGGCACCGCCGCTCAGGAGCGGACGTGGACGGTAAGGCCGGGGGACTGCTTCTGGTCGATCGCCGACGAAGTGCTGGCCCAGGCCTGGGGTACGCCGCCGAGCGACGCCGAGATCATCCCCTACTGGCGCGACCTCATCGAGGTCAACCGCCACCTGCTGGCCGACCGTTCCAACGCCGACCTGATCTTCCCGGGCCAGGTGTTCACGCTCCCGCCGGTCCCGCCGCCATAG